One window of Magallana gigas chromosome 2, xbMagGiga1.1, whole genome shotgun sequence genomic DNA carries:
- the LOC105340926 gene encoding muscle-specific protein 20, whose amino-acid sequence MAHRPHAFGLTGEVQRKIKGKYSEELEQGARTWIEAVLEIELVPGADPNTPLGERAFQESLKNGVVLCNLMNTIKPGSIKKINQNNMAFKMMENIENFLKAAENYGCKKIDIFQVVDLYERQNMTQVVNGIYALGRVTQKNGFMGPSLGPKEADSNPRNFDEDVLKAGQTVIGLQAGSNRGASQSGMNFGKTRSILD is encoded by the exons ATGGCTCATAGGCCCCACGCCTTTGGATTGACTGGCGAAGTCCAGAGAAAG ATCAAAGGAAAGTACAGTGAAGAACTGGAACAGGGTGCTCGGACATGGATAGAGGCGGTCCTAGAAATCGAACTAGTGCCT GGAGCGGATCCAAATACTCCACTTGGAGAACGGGCGTTTCAGGAGTCTCTGAAGAATGGAGTAGTTCTATGCAA TTTAATGAATACGATAAAACCTGGTTCTATTAAGAAGATTAACCAGAACAATATGGCCTTCAAAATGATGGAGAACATCGAGAACTTCCTGAAGGCGGCAGAAAACTATGGCTGTAAAAAAATAGACATCTTCCAAGTCGTGGACTTGTATGAGCGCCAAAATATGACACAAGTAGTGAATGGAATTTATGCATTAGGACGAGTT ACACAAAAGAATGGTTTTATGGGTCCCTCATTAGGGCCCAAAGAAGCGGATTCAAATCCTAGGAATTTCGATGAGGATGTATTAAAAGCGGGTCAGACTGTAATTGGGTTACAAGCGGGGTCAAATCGGGGGGCATCTCAGAGTGGGATGAACTTTGGTAAAACACGATCCATTTTAGACTGA